In the genome of Xanthomonas translucens pv. cerealis, one region contains:
- a CDS encoding NADH:flavin oxidoreductase/NADH oxidase, whose protein sequence is MSHLFSPLALGPLSLSNRIVIAPMCQYSAEHGQASDWHTIHLGQLAQSGAGLLILEATAVEPRGRISYADLGLWDDATEAALRGVLASVRRWSPMPLGIQLAHAGRKASTHKPWDGGGAIAPGQPNGWQTVAPSALAFADNGTPPQALDLAGIDAIVAAFVASAQRAERLGFELIELHAAHGYLLHQFLSPLSNRRDDAYGGSLENRMRLLLRVRAAVRAAVSASIAVGVRISATDWVEGGWDVAQSVALAQALQAQGCDYLHVSSGGLDRRQQIALAAGYQVPQAEAIHRAVRMPVIAVGLITEPQHAEAILAEDRADAIALARGILYDPRWPWHAAAALGARLTPSPQYLRCEPRSARGLFDA, encoded by the coding sequence TTGAGCCATCTCTTCTCGCCCCTCGCGCTGGGGCCGCTGTCGTTGTCCAATCGCATCGTCATCGCGCCGATGTGCCAGTACTCGGCCGAGCATGGACAGGCCAGCGACTGGCACACCATCCACCTTGGCCAGCTGGCGCAGTCCGGCGCCGGCCTGCTGATCCTGGAAGCCACCGCGGTGGAGCCGCGCGGGCGCATCAGCTACGCCGATCTGGGCCTGTGGGACGACGCCACCGAAGCGGCGCTGCGCGGCGTGCTGGCCTCGGTGCGGCGCTGGTCGCCGATGCCGCTGGGGATCCAGCTCGCGCATGCCGGGCGCAAGGCGTCCACGCACAAGCCGTGGGACGGCGGCGGCGCGATCGCACCCGGTCAGCCGAACGGCTGGCAAACCGTGGCGCCGTCGGCGCTGGCCTTCGCCGACAACGGCACGCCGCCGCAGGCGCTGGACCTGGCCGGCATCGACGCCATCGTCGCCGCCTTCGTCGCCTCGGCGCAGCGCGCCGAACGGCTGGGCTTCGAACTGATCGAATTGCATGCCGCGCACGGCTATCTGCTGCACCAGTTCCTATCGCCGCTGAGCAACCGGCGCGACGACGCCTACGGCGGCAGCCTGGAGAACCGCATGCGCCTGCTGCTGCGCGTGCGGGCGGCGGTGCGCGCGGCGGTATCGGCTTCGATCGCGGTGGGCGTGCGCATTTCCGCCACCGACTGGGTCGAAGGCGGCTGGGACGTGGCGCAGAGCGTCGCGCTGGCGCAGGCGCTGCAGGCGCAGGGCTGCGACTACCTGCACGTGTCCAGTGGCGGCCTCGACCGTCGCCAGCAGATTGCGCTGGCGGCCGGCTACCAGGTGCCGCAGGCCGAGGCGATCCATCGCGCAGTGCGCATGCCGGTGATCGCGGTCGGCCTGATCACCGAGCCGCAGCACGCCGAGGCGATCCTGGCCGAGGACCGGGCCGACGCGATCGCGCTGGCCCGCGGCATCCTCTACGACCCGCGCTGGCCGTGGCACGCTGCCGCCGCGCTGGGCGCCAGACTGACCCCGTCGCCGCAATACCTGCGCTGCGAGCCGCGTTCGGCGCGCGGCCTGTTCGACGCGTGA
- the purU gene encoding formyltetrahydrofolate deformylase, with the protein MRPDYILTLSCPDRTGIVYRVSGLLFEHGCNILDAQQFGDEESGRFFLRVHFDVPADGSVAAVQAQLAPLAADYAMDWQLHDARRRARLLVLVSKQGHCLNDLLFRAHSRQLRVDIAAVASNHDDFAGLARSYAVPFHHLPVGADNRAEQEAQLLALVERERIDLVVLARYMQILSPTLCAALAGRAINIHHSFLPSFKGAQPYHQAHARGVKIIGATAHYVTSDLDEGPIIEQDVARVDHAMTPRELVRLGSDTESLVLARAVRRHVEHRILLNGHRTVVFR; encoded by the coding sequence ATGCGCCCCGACTACATCCTGACCCTGTCCTGCCCGGACCGTACCGGCATCGTCTACCGCGTCAGCGGCCTGCTGTTCGAGCACGGTTGCAACATCCTCGACGCGCAGCAATTCGGCGACGAGGAGAGCGGCCGTTTCTTCCTGCGCGTGCACTTCGATGTGCCTGCCGACGGCAGCGTCGCCGCGGTGCAGGCGCAGCTGGCGCCGCTCGCCGCCGACTACGCGATGGACTGGCAACTGCACGACGCGCGGCGCCGCGCGCGCCTGCTGGTGCTGGTCAGCAAGCAGGGCCATTGCCTCAACGATCTGCTGTTCCGCGCGCACAGCCGGCAACTGCGCGTGGACATCGCCGCGGTGGCGTCCAACCACGACGATTTCGCCGGCTTGGCGCGCTCCTACGCGGTGCCGTTCCACCACCTGCCGGTCGGCGCCGACAACCGCGCCGAGCAGGAAGCGCAGCTGCTGGCGCTGGTGGAACGCGAACGCATCGACCTGGTGGTGCTGGCGCGCTACATGCAGATCCTGTCGCCGACGCTGTGCGCCGCGCTGGCCGGGCGCGCGATCAACATCCACCACAGCTTCCTGCCCAGCTTCAAGGGCGCGCAGCCGTATCACCAGGCGCACGCGCGTGGGGTCAAGATCATCGGCGCCACCGCGCATTACGTCACCAGCGACCTTGACGAAGGCCCGATCATCGAACAGGACGTGGCCCGCGTGGACCACGCGATGACCCCGCGCGAGCTGGTGCGCCTGGGCAGCGACACCGAATCGCTGGTGCTGGCGCGCGCGGTGCGCCGCCACGTCGAGCATCGCATCCTGCTCAACGGCCATCGGACGGTCGTTTTTCGGTGA
- a CDS encoding NAD-dependent protein deacetylase — MPAPAAAAAALEAFVARHRRLFVLTGAGCSTDSGIPDYRDAAGDWKRAQPVTYQAFMGELATRQRYWARSLLGWPRFGHARPNATHAALAQLEARGQVELLLTQNVDRLHQAAGSAAVIDLHGRLDVVRCMECERRLPREDFQHQLLQRNPHWATLQAEQAPDGDADLEDVDFAAFAVPACTQCGGVLKPDVVFFGENVPRERVAAAFAHLQQADAMLVLGSSLMVYSGFRFVQAAAKAGVPIAAVNLGRTRGDDLLSLKLAQPCAQALEFLLPRAAA, encoded by the coding sequence ATGCCTGCACCGGCCGCCGCGGCCGCCGCGCTGGAAGCGTTCGTCGCGCGCCACCGGCGCCTGTTCGTGCTGACCGGTGCCGGCTGCAGCACCGATTCGGGCATCCCCGATTACCGCGACGCTGCCGGCGACTGGAAGCGCGCGCAGCCGGTCACCTACCAGGCGTTCATGGGCGAGCTGGCCACGCGGCAGCGCTACTGGGCGCGCAGCCTGCTCGGCTGGCCGCGCTTCGGCCACGCCCGGCCCAACGCCACGCATGCGGCGCTGGCGCAGCTGGAAGCGCGCGGCCAGGTCGAACTGCTGCTGACCCAGAACGTGGACCGCCTGCACCAGGCCGCCGGCAGCGCAGCGGTGATCGACCTGCATGGGCGCCTGGACGTGGTGCGCTGCATGGAGTGCGAACGGCGCCTGCCGCGCGAGGACTTCCAGCACCAGCTGCTGCAGCGCAATCCGCACTGGGCGACGCTGCAGGCCGAGCAGGCGCCCGATGGCGACGCCGACCTGGAGGACGTGGACTTCGCCGCCTTCGCGGTGCCGGCCTGCACGCAATGCGGCGGCGTGCTGAAGCCGGACGTGGTGTTCTTCGGCGAGAACGTGCCGCGTGAGCGCGTGGCCGCCGCCTTCGCGCATCTACAGCAGGCCGATGCGATGCTGGTGCTGGGCTCGTCGCTGATGGTGTATTCCGGCTTCCGCTTCGTGCAGGCCGCGGCCAAGGCCGGCGTGCCGATCGCCGCAGTCAACCTGGGCCGCACCCGCGGCGACGACCTGCTGAGCCTGAAACTGGCGCAGCCCTGCGCGCAGGCGCTGGAGTTTCTGCTGCCGCGCGCGGCCGCCTAG
- a CDS encoding YadA family autotransporter adhesin, which translates to MPVKHMLARSRHARPSSTLSHAPYSLLTVALLLAAAPLAASAADAPASATPAAQPAATTATTTTAASSGDAQPAADADPSTPVQPGSQNTTGYFMAEGLNDGSDIAAAAGLRAVAMGARADASGAFAIAIGHHSVASDAAAIAMGDGAVASGTSAIAIGGSFFGSTYGDAAGAQSTGFGALAVGTAANATAANASALGWNASASGAGATAIGAISSVTADHAIAAGASAVAGAEQASAFGYAANASGVGAIATGGYSVASGFFGVAMGYSAMATGAGGIAIGDNASSSGQQSVAIGASNAGIPTQSKGLGAVTIGAGSWALSDYGTALGFDSHADATYSLALGAQSVATSNNAAAVGAQAFADGEDASAFGAIASANAAGATALGSGATALSAGSVALGYNSAATGANSVAIGAGAVADRDNTVAFGSDGALRQLTYVAAGTADTDAVNVLQLRSIATVLGAGSVVGDDGTLGGSAYLIQSQIYGSVGSALSALDGALSTLDTRVGHLAQSGGGGVAVGSGSGGAPSVGADTNAVAVGAEASANGHNGTAMGANALAYGPNDTAMGGNARVNADGSTAVGANASISADASNAVAVGESATVTAASGTALGQGASVSADNAVALGRGSSATRANTVSVGSVGNERQISNVAAGSAATDAANVGQMQAGDSATLRSANAYTDSRMAGWDDNLTRLRSDTDQRFQNMDRRIDRMGAVSAAYAGMATNTSGLTGANRVGVGVGSQGGENALAVGYQRAIGNRASVSLGGAFSGNEKSVSAGAGFSW; encoded by the coding sequence ATGCCCGTCAAGCACATGCTCGCCCGCTCGCGCCACGCCCGCCCTTCCTCCACTCTGTCGCATGCTCCTTACAGCCTGCTGACGGTCGCGTTGCTGCTGGCAGCGGCGCCGTTGGCAGCCAGCGCGGCCGATGCGCCCGCTTCCGCCACGCCTGCCGCCCAGCCAGCCGCGACTACGGCTACGACCACGACAGCGGCAAGCAGCGGCGATGCGCAGCCCGCCGCGGACGCGGATCCCTCCACGCCAGTTCAGCCCGGCAGCCAGAACACCACCGGTTACTTCATGGCCGAGGGCCTGAACGACGGCAGCGACATCGCCGCCGCCGCGGGTCTGCGTGCCGTGGCGATGGGCGCCCGCGCCGACGCATCCGGTGCCTTCGCCATCGCCATCGGCCACCACAGCGTGGCCTCCGACGCCGCCGCCATCGCGATGGGCGACGGTGCGGTGGCCAGCGGCACGTCGGCGATCGCGATCGGCGGCAGCTTCTTCGGAAGCACCTACGGCGATGCGGCCGGCGCGCAGAGCACCGGCTTCGGTGCGTTGGCCGTCGGCACCGCCGCCAACGCCACTGCCGCCAACGCCAGCGCGCTGGGCTGGAACGCCAGCGCCAGCGGCGCCGGCGCCACGGCGATCGGCGCCATTTCCTCGGTCACCGCCGACCACGCCATCGCCGCCGGCGCCTCTGCCGTTGCCGGGGCAGAGCAGGCAAGCGCCTTCGGCTATGCCGCCAACGCCAGCGGCGTCGGTGCGATCGCCACCGGCGGCTACAGCGTGGCCTCCGGCTTCTTCGGGGTGGCCATGGGCTACAGCGCCATGGCCACCGGTGCCGGCGGCATCGCCATCGGCGACAACGCCTCCTCGTCCGGCCAGCAAAGCGTGGCGATCGGCGCCAGCAACGCCGGCATCCCGACCCAGTCCAAGGGCCTGGGCGCGGTGACCATCGGCGCCGGCAGCTGGGCACTGTCCGACTACGGCACCGCGCTGGGCTTCGACAGCCACGCCGACGCGACCTACAGCCTGGCGCTGGGCGCCCAATCGGTGGCCACCAGCAACAATGCCGCCGCAGTCGGCGCGCAGGCCTTCGCCGATGGCGAGGACGCCAGCGCCTTCGGCGCCATCGCCAGCGCCAACGCCGCCGGCGCAACCGCGCTCGGCAGCGGCGCCACCGCGCTAAGCGCCGGCAGCGTGGCGCTGGGCTACAACAGCGCCGCGACCGGCGCCAACAGCGTGGCGATCGGCGCCGGCGCGGTCGCCGATCGCGACAACACCGTCGCATTCGGCAGCGACGGCGCGCTGCGCCAGCTGACCTATGTCGCCGCCGGTACCGCCGACACCGATGCGGTCAACGTGCTGCAGCTGCGCAGCATCGCCACCGTGCTCGGTGCCGGCAGCGTGGTGGGCGACGACGGTACGCTCGGCGGCAGCGCCTACCTGATCCAGAGCCAGATCTACGGCAGCGTCGGTTCCGCACTGTCGGCGCTGGACGGCGCGCTGTCGACGCTGGACACCCGCGTCGGCCACCTTGCGCAGAGCGGCGGCGGCGGTGTGGCCGTCGGCAGCGGCAGCGGCGGGGCCCCCAGCGTCGGCGCCGACACCAATGCCGTGGCGGTCGGTGCCGAGGCCAGCGCCAACGGCCACAACGGCACCGCGATGGGCGCCAATGCGTTGGCCTACGGCCCCAACGACACCGCGATGGGCGGCAACGCCCGGGTCAACGCCGACGGCAGCACCGCGGTCGGCGCCAACGCCAGCATCAGCGCCGATGCCAGCAACGCGGTGGCGGTCGGCGAGAGCGCCACCGTCACCGCCGCCTCCGGCACCGCGCTGGGCCAGGGCGCCTCGGTCTCGGCCGACAACGCAGTGGCGCTGGGCCGCGGCTCGAGCGCCACCCGCGCCAATACCGTGTCGGTGGGCAGCGTCGGCAACGAGCGCCAGATCAGCAACGTGGCGGCCGGCAGCGCCGCCACCGATGCGGCCAATGTCGGCCAGATGCAGGCCGGGGACAGCGCCACGCTGCGCAGCGCCAACGCCTACACCGACAGCCGCATGGCCGGCTGGGACGACAACCTGACCAGGTTACGCAGCGACACCGACCAGCGCTTCCAGAACATGGACCGGCGTATCGACCGGATGGGTGCGGTCAGCGCGGCCTATGCCGGCATGGCGACGAACACCTCCGGCCTGACCGGTGCCAATCGGGTCGGCGTCGGTGTCGGCTCGCAGGGCGGCGAGAACGCGCTGGCGGTGGGCTACCAGCGCGCGATCGGCAACCGCGCCAGCGTCTCGCTCGGCGGTGCCTTCTCCGGCAATGAGAAGAGCGTCTCCGCCGGTGCCGGCTTCAGTTGGTGA
- a CDS encoding choice-of-anchor X domain-containing protein, protein MPTLPGLSLLSTLLLSPLLAHAADLVPKQLAGPPEEFAQMRAPAPAEAAILSKSALLPVEFSSARSGAAAQWQAMLPVENGNLRFVLLSGTHDWQPQLHAPGAANAHADAVSIVPNAVATRLGSGDAALPAREYRVDGAANGSWTLTLRADGSAAQRGYLLMEGDGRTQLASYPSDRRQLHSGQRIGLTAMLGGSDRHGATTLATNAGRIREAQLRVTAPDGTVTQWPMADDGRHGDGAAGDGVYAGDFPAKAPGSYLAQVVVHGEDAAGQAFVRTSEHVLPVLDTSLRIAADAVSASTQNGTRLALPIPVSAAGHAPAHYRVFGELWGTGRDGGAVPVAWLGGMLAPQNGRLPLSVDERWIVRAGARAPFTLRNLRIEDPDHFVPLATRDTLALTLPTLRRSSVARGGTIDASMRMGERPATLQRAATAAQASGSRLVLVHGYCSGGVWPVAQFSNASAFLDVNQNRSNDQFAQLLAQFGSQWNSFGTVAHSQGGMAALHLYSYYWSGLDNASGGLVMQSVGTPYQGTNMAGIMATAGSWFGMGCGSNSDMTYDGAKAWLAGIPSSARALVNYYTTSFAKTPWYKNDYCNAASDLVLDDPEDGVVEKVNAQLPGGVNRGHTTGQCHTTGMRDPAQYLDASRNATMNANAAR, encoded by the coding sequence ATGCCGACACTACCGGGCTTGTCCCTGCTGTCCACGCTGCTGCTGTCGCCCCTGCTCGCGCATGCGGCCGATCTGGTTCCCAAGCAACTGGCTGGCCCGCCCGAGGAATTCGCGCAGATGCGCGCGCCGGCACCGGCCGAGGCCGCGATCCTGTCCAAGAGCGCGTTGCTGCCCGTCGAATTCTCCTCCGCGCGCAGCGGCGCAGCCGCGCAATGGCAGGCGATGCTGCCAGTGGAAAACGGCAATTTGCGCTTCGTGCTGCTGTCCGGCACGCACGACTGGCAACCGCAATTGCACGCGCCCGGCGCGGCCAACGCGCACGCTGACGCCGTGAGCATCGTGCCGAACGCGGTCGCCACCCGCCTGGGCAGCGGCGACGCCGCGCTGCCGGCGCGCGAGTACCGCGTGGACGGCGCCGCCAACGGCAGCTGGACGCTGACCCTGCGCGCCGACGGCAGCGCCGCGCAACGCGGCTACCTGTTGATGGAAGGCGATGGGCGCACGCAGCTGGCGTCCTATCCCAGCGACCGCCGGCAACTGCACAGCGGGCAGCGCATCGGCCTGACCGCGATGCTCGGCGGCAGCGACCGCCACGGCGCCACCACGCTCGCCACCAATGCCGGGCGCATCCGCGAGGCGCAATTGCGCGTCACCGCGCCCGACGGCACGGTGACCCAGTGGCCGATGGCCGACGACGGCCGCCATGGCGACGGTGCCGCCGGCGACGGCGTGTATGCCGGCGATTTCCCGGCAAAGGCGCCGGGCAGCTATCTCGCGCAGGTGGTGGTGCACGGCGAGGACGCGGCCGGCCAGGCCTTCGTGCGCACCAGCGAACACGTGCTGCCGGTGCTCGACACCAGCTTGCGCATCGCCGCCGACGCGGTGAGCGCCAGCACGCAGAACGGCACCCGCCTGGCGCTGCCGATCCCGGTCAGCGCCGCCGGCCACGCGCCGGCGCACTACCGCGTGTTCGGCGAACTGTGGGGCACCGGCCGCGACGGCGGTGCGGTGCCGGTGGCCTGGCTCGGCGGCATGCTGGCGCCGCAGAACGGACGCCTACCGCTGAGCGTGGACGAACGCTGGATCGTCCGTGCCGGCGCGCGTGCGCCGTTCACGCTGCGCAACTTGCGCATTGAGGACCCGGACCATTTCGTGCCACTGGCCACACGCGACACGCTGGCGCTGACCTTGCCCACCCTGCGCCGCAGCAGCGTGGCGCGCGGCGGCACGATCGACGCCAGCATGCGCATGGGCGAGCGCCCGGCGACGCTGCAGCGCGCGGCGACCGCTGCGCAAGCGAGCGGCTCACGCCTGGTGCTGGTGCATGGCTACTGCTCGGGCGGGGTCTGGCCGGTGGCGCAGTTCAGCAATGCCTCGGCGTTCCTGGACGTCAACCAGAACCGCAGCAACGACCAGTTCGCGCAATTGCTGGCACAGTTCGGCAGCCAATGGAATTCGTTCGGCACGGTGGCCCATAGCCAAGGCGGCATGGCCGCGCTGCACCTGTACAGCTACTACTGGAGCGGGCTGGACAATGCCAGCGGCGGCCTTGTCATGCAGTCGGTGGGCACGCCGTACCAGGGCACCAACATGGCCGGCATCATGGCCACGGCGGGATCGTGGTTCGGCATGGGCTGTGGCAGCAACAGCGACATGACCTATGACGGCGCCAAGGCCTGGCTGGCGGGCATCCCGAGCTCGGCGCGGGCGCTGGTCAACTACTACACGACCTCCTTCGCCAAAACCCCCTGGTACAAAAACGACTACTGCAACGCGGCCTCGGACCTGGTGCTGGACGACCCGGAGGACGGCGTGGTCGAGAAGGTCAACGCGCAGCTACCGGGCGGGGTCAACCGCGGCCACACCACCGGCCAGTGCCACACCACCGGGATGCGCGATCCGGCGCAATACCTGGACGCCAGCCGCAACGCGACGATGAACGCCAACGCGGCGCGCTGA
- a CDS encoding response regulator transcription factor: MSRFSDPIGQPIAATATAPLRVALLEDDDVLRDRILVPGLQRHGFEVTPLRTAQALWAALDDHRFDLIVLDIGLPDSDGFTLTRQLQAQRPGLGIIILSGRGEQPDLVRGLIQGADSYLIKPVQIEILAATLFSVARRVSRPLSSPNAVEEWQLQDDGWCLFSPDGQAVPLTGSERKVVQSLWSARGRLVTRDALIGMLGGNLGLEVDPHRLDALLHRLRLKVQERTGVALPLKAVRGQGYLLMPQER, from the coding sequence GTGAGCAGATTTTCCGATCCGATAGGCCAGCCGATCGCCGCCACCGCCACCGCCCCACTGCGGGTGGCGCTGCTGGAGGACGACGACGTGCTGCGCGACCGGATCCTGGTGCCAGGGTTGCAGCGGCACGGTTTCGAAGTCACGCCGCTGCGCACCGCGCAGGCGCTGTGGGCGGCGCTGGACGACCACCGCTTCGACCTGATCGTGCTCGATATCGGCCTGCCGGACAGCGACGGCTTCACCCTGACCCGGCAGCTGCAAGCGCAGCGCCCGGGGCTGGGCATCATCATCCTGAGCGGGCGCGGCGAGCAGCCGGATCTGGTGCGCGGCCTGATCCAGGGCGCGGACTCCTATCTGATCAAACCGGTACAGATCGAAATCCTGGCTGCCACGCTGTTCAGCGTGGCCCGGCGCGTGTCGCGTCCGTTGTCCTCGCCCAACGCGGTGGAGGAATGGCAGTTGCAGGACGATGGCTGGTGCCTGTTCTCACCCGATGGCCAGGCGGTGCCGTTGACCGGCTCCGAACGCAAGGTGGTGCAGAGCCTGTGGAGCGCGCGCGGGCGGCTGGTCACCCGCGATGCGTTGATCGGCATGCTCGGCGGCAACCTCGGCCTGGAAGTCGACCCGCATCGCCTGGATGCGCTGCTGCACCGGCTGCGGCTCAAGGTGCAGGAACGCACCGGCGTCGCGCTGCCGCTGAAGGCGGTGCGTGGCCAGGGTTACCTGCTCATGCCGCAGGAGCGCTGA
- a CDS encoding sensor histidine kinase, producing the protein MPQNLLIRLWRRQWTWLRRVPIADPVDRRNAPALQVLFLFLGCEIPLNKLYHLLTAPQIQMTAGQLAVDVGTDAAMSVAAWAGVWMIRRGLLQQAAAAFIAVVLCSAVVANLAFGYQVQAFDPYPMMMLTLAALVIGRRALWVVYLCVTLIFWVGMESPWGRDPRGTRSPFQNLPSLALSYLMITLVLDRTVAALRESLWRARRSAARLRVEMRERAQAQQRLLHLQKIELVGQLASGVSHDFNNVLSAILGYAEQRHCVHELDFDPPRDALALADALDGVALAAQRGVAISRKLLSFSRREVNVPERFDAGEALHGIQPMLRQLFGPTVRLQLDVAPEPLPLFLDRSRLDLTLLNFAANARDAMPGGGSFSICLRRDGACARIEIADTGVGMSADVQRQAFEPFFTTKPAGQGTGLGLAVAFEMAQEAHGSLEVRSVPGEGSCFVLRLPLAAISAPAA; encoded by the coding sequence ATGCCACAAAATCTTCTGATCCGGCTGTGGCGTCGGCAGTGGACATGGCTGCGGCGCGTCCCCATCGCCGATCCGGTCGACCGCCGCAATGCGCCTGCGCTGCAGGTGCTGTTCCTGTTCCTCGGTTGCGAGATCCCGCTCAACAAGCTCTACCACCTGCTGACCGCTCCGCAGATCCAGATGACCGCCGGCCAGCTGGCGGTGGACGTGGGCACCGACGCGGCGATGTCCGTGGCCGCCTGGGCCGGGGTGTGGATGATCCGCCGCGGCCTGCTGCAACAGGCCGCCGCCGCGTTCATCGCCGTGGTGCTGTGTTCGGCGGTGGTGGCCAACCTGGCTTTCGGCTATCAGGTGCAGGCCTTCGATCCCTACCCGATGATGATGTTGACCTTGGCCGCCCTGGTGATCGGGCGGCGCGCGCTGTGGGTGGTGTACCTGTGCGTCACGCTGATCTTCTGGGTGGGCATGGAGAGCCCGTGGGGCCGCGATCCGCGCGGCACGCGCAGCCCGTTCCAGAACCTGCCGTCGCTGGCGCTGAGCTATCTGATGATCACCCTGGTGCTCGACCGCACCGTGGCCGCGTTGCGCGAGAGCCTGTGGCGCGCGCGGCGCAGCGCCGCGCGGCTGCGGGTGGAGATGCGCGAGCGCGCGCAGGCGCAACAGCGATTGCTGCATCTGCAGAAGATCGAACTGGTCGGGCAACTGGCCAGTGGCGTGTCGCACGACTTCAACAACGTCCTCAGTGCGATCCTCGGCTATGCCGAGCAGCGCCACTGCGTGCACGAACTGGATTTCGATCCGCCGCGCGATGCGCTGGCGCTGGCCGACGCACTGGACGGCGTGGCGCTGGCCGCGCAGCGCGGCGTGGCGATCAGCCGCAAGCTGTTGAGCTTCAGCCGACGCGAAGTGAACGTGCCCGAGCGCTTCGATGCCGGCGAGGCGTTGCACGGCATCCAGCCGATGCTGCGGCAACTGTTCGGGCCGACCGTGCGCTTGCAGCTGGACGTGGCGCCGGAACCGCTGCCGCTGTTCCTGGACCGCAGCCGGCTCGACCTGACCCTGCTCAATTTCGCCGCTAATGCGCGCGATGCCATGCCCGGCGGCGGCAGTTTCTCGATCTGCCTGCGCCGCGACGGCGCCTGCGCCCGCATCGAGATCGCCGATACCGGGGTGGGCATGAGTGCGGACGTGCAGCGGCAGGCGTTCGAGCCGTTCTTCACCACCAAACCGGCTGGTCAAGGCACCGGCTTGGGGCTGGCGGTCGCCTTCGAAATGGCACAGGAGGCGCACGGCAGCCTGGAGGTGCGAAGCGTGCCGGGCGAGGGCAGCTGCTTCGTGCTGCGCCTGCCGCTGGCGGCGATCAGCGCTCCTGCGGCATGA
- a CDS encoding NAD(P)-dependent oxidoreductase has translation MSIGFLGLGTMGQPIAHNLLRAGHALTVWNRSAAAAQPLLDAGAQLAAQPADAVRGPVLFSMLADDAAVRETLLERGALDTLPAGSVHVNMATISVALARELSALHAECGVAYLAIPVLGRSDVAAAGQLNLLAAGDAAALARVQPLLDVIGRKTWYFGAAPEQANAVKLAANLCLASAIGTMAEASALVRGHGVDAADFLGMLSSTVFAAPAYQNYGGMIAEQRYSPAGFKTTLGLKDVRLALNAGESRHVPMPLAAVLRDQFIDAIAHGDGALDWSALAKVAARRAGQA, from the coding sequence ATGAGCATCGGATTTCTCGGTCTGGGCACGATGGGCCAGCCCATCGCGCACAACCTGCTGCGCGCTGGGCATGCGTTGACCGTGTGGAACCGCAGCGCGGCTGCGGCGCAGCCGCTGCTCGATGCCGGCGCGCAACTGGCCGCGCAGCCGGCGGACGCGGTGCGCGGCCCGGTGCTGTTCTCGATGCTGGCCGACGACGCGGCAGTGCGCGAGACCCTGCTCGAGCGCGGCGCGCTCGACACGCTGCCGGCCGGCAGCGTGCACGTCAACATGGCCACGATCTCGGTGGCGCTGGCGCGCGAGCTGAGTGCCCTGCATGCCGAATGCGGCGTGGCCTACCTGGCCATCCCGGTGCTGGGCCGCAGCGACGTGGCCGCGGCCGGCCAGCTCAACCTGCTCGCCGCCGGCGACGCCGCCGCGCTGGCGCGGGTGCAGCCGCTGCTCGATGTGATCGGACGCAAGACCTGGTATTTCGGCGCGGCGCCGGAGCAGGCCAACGCGGTCAAGCTGGCTGCCAACCTGTGCCTGGCCAGCGCCATCGGCACCATGGCCGAAGCCTCGGCGCTGGTGCGCGGGCACGGCGTGGACGCAGCCGATTTCCTGGGCATGCTCAGCAGTACCGTGTTCGCCGCACCGGCGTACCAGAACTACGGCGGCATGATCGCCGAGCAGCGCTACAGCCCGGCCGGCTTCAAGACCACGCTGGGGCTCAAGGACGTGCGCCTGGCCTTGAACGCCGGCGAGAGCCGGCACGTGCCGATGCCGCTGGCGGCGGTGCTGCGTGACCAGTTCATCGACGCGATCGCGCATGGCGACGGCGCGCTGGACTGGTCGGCGTTGGCCAAGGTCGCCGCACGCCGCGCCGGGCAGGCCTGA
- a CDS encoding XVIPCD domain-containing protein — translation MATARWTGRRWPRSPHAAPGRPERASRRRRAFRRHGRGRVPDAISERMVVRLLPLATKYGFDQVSHVVLGRELGEVEQAENAFLVRGDLDDRAHLRAHIATHEAVGMSVEESLARLEKVNRRLALRLRPE, via the coding sequence ATGGCGACGGCGCGCTGGACTGGTCGGCGTTGGCCAAGGTCGCCGCACGCCGCGCCGGGCAGGCCTGAACGCGCGAGCCGGCGGCGCCGCGCGTTCAGGCGGCATGGTCGCGGCCGCGTGCCGGATGCGATCAGCGAGCGCATGGTGGTGCGGCTGCTGCCGCTTGCGACAAAATACGGCTTCGACCAGGTTAGTCACGTGGTGCTGGGCCGCGAGCTGGGCGAGGTGGAGCAGGCCGAGAACGCGTTCCTGGTGCGCGGCGACCTGGACGACCGAGCGCATCTGCGCGCGCACATCGCCACTCACGAAGCGGTCGGCATGTCGGTGGAAGAGTCGCTTGCGCGGCTGGAGAAGGTCAACCGGCGCCTGGCGCTGCGCTTGCGCCCGGAGTGA